In Portunus trituberculatus isolate SZX2019 chromosome 46, ASM1759143v1, whole genome shotgun sequence, a single window of DNA contains:
- the LOC123520035 gene encoding caveolin-3-like isoform X2 produces the protein MTQRQAPWKPTSRKERAPRLSAPSSAPSGSADSRCDAKVRKSVKGSRMGGETSPFAMDNRDPNNLNPHIQILWDDIIGEPEGLRTPEGCWNCSQSCYNKTRRCCYVFLVVLLAPFVAFCNGCQFACLAFNQVWCVGPCLRCVKINYATVKKFWEACLYAICSPLAEVCGMYFSKIHVRYQRVPDGNVVDSSGYFNV, from the exons gCCCCGTGGAAACCAAcaagcaggaaggagagagcgCCCCGCCTGTCTGCACCTTCGTCAGCCCCGTCAGGTAGTGCAGACAGCCGCTGCGACGCCAAGGTCAGGAAGAGTGTAAAGGGAAGCCGTATGGGAGGAGAGACTTCGCCCTTCGCTATGGACAACAGGGACCCTAACAACCTCAACCCGCAcatccag ATACTATGGGACGACATCATAGGCGAACCCGAGGGCCTGCGAACCCCGGAAGGCTGCTGGAACTGCTCTCAATCCTGCTACAATAAAACCAGGCGGTGTTGTTACGTGTTCCTGGTGGTGCTGCTTGCTCCCTTCGTGGCCTTCTGCAACGGCTGTCAGTTCGCTTGCCTCGCCTTCAAC CAAGTGTGGTGCGTGGGGCCGTGTCTGCGGTGCGTGAAGATCAACTACGCCACGGTCAAGAAGTTCTGGGAAGCCTGTCTGTACGCCATCTGCTCCCCGCTGGCAGAGGTGTGCGGGATGTACTTCTCTAAGATACACGTGCGGTACCAGAGAGTCCCGGACGGCAACGTGGTGGATTCTTCCGGCTATTTCAACGTGTga